A single region of the Rathayibacter rathayi genome encodes:
- a CDS encoding zinc-dependent alcohol dehydrogenase encodes MRALTWQGIEKVSVETVPDPRIQQPTDAIIRITSTAICGSDLHLYRLLGPYLDKGDVLGHEPMGVVEEVGSAVTSLRVGDRVVVPFNIACGECFLCRRGLQSQCETTQVTEYGSGAALFGYTKMYGQVPGGQAELLRVPLADYNTIVVGTDLPDERYLFLSDIVPTAWQGVEYAQVPDGGTLVVFGLGPVGQFAARIGVYRGYRVLAVEPVAERRAMADRYGVETFDLSDDITAQLRDLTDGRGPDSVLDAVGMEAHGSPVGSFAQTMAGLLPDPIARKAMDTVGVDRLAAVHASLDLVRRGGTVSLSGVYGGEADPMPLKSMFDKQVTMRMGQCNVKRWIDDLLPLVEDSSDPLGVLDLVTHRAPLEDAPALYETFQKKEDGCIKVVLQP; translated from the coding sequence ATGCGAGCGCTCACTTGGCAGGGCATCGAGAAGGTCTCGGTCGAGACCGTCCCCGACCCCCGCATTCAGCAACCGACCGACGCGATCATCCGGATCACCTCGACCGCGATCTGCGGCTCCGACCTGCACCTGTACCGACTCCTCGGGCCCTACCTCGACAAGGGCGACGTGCTGGGGCACGAGCCGATGGGCGTTGTGGAGGAGGTGGGCTCCGCGGTCACCTCGCTGCGAGTGGGAGACCGGGTCGTCGTCCCCTTTAACATCGCCTGCGGCGAGTGCTTCCTGTGCCGCCGCGGATTGCAGTCGCAGTGCGAGACGACGCAGGTCACCGAGTACGGCTCCGGAGCGGCGCTCTTCGGCTACACGAAGATGTACGGCCAGGTCCCCGGTGGTCAGGCCGAGCTGCTGCGCGTGCCGCTCGCCGACTACAACACGATCGTCGTCGGAACCGACCTACCGGACGAGCGCTACCTGTTCCTCAGTGACATCGTGCCCACTGCCTGGCAGGGCGTGGAATACGCGCAGGTCCCTGACGGCGGGACCCTCGTCGTCTTCGGGCTCGGGCCGGTCGGCCAGTTCGCCGCGCGGATCGGTGTGTACCGCGGCTATCGCGTGCTCGCTGTGGAGCCGGTTGCCGAGCGGCGCGCAATGGCGGACCGGTACGGAGTGGAGACGTTCGATCTGTCCGACGACATCACCGCCCAGCTGCGCGACCTGACCGACGGGCGGGGTCCCGACTCCGTCCTGGATGCGGTCGGCATGGAGGCGCACGGCTCGCCGGTCGGCTCCTTCGCGCAGACGATGGCCGGGCTGCTCCCCGATCCGATCGCCCGCAAGGCGATGGACACCGTCGGCGTCGACCGGCTCGCCGCGGTGCACGCTTCGCTCGACCTGGTGCGCCGCGGCGGGACCGTCTCGCTGAGCGGGGTCTACGGCGGTGAGGCCGACCCGATGCCGCTCAAGTCGATGTTCGACAAGCAGGTGACGATGCGGATGGGCCAGTGCAACGTGAAGCGCTGGATCGACGACCTGCTGCCACTGGTCGAGGACTCGTCCGATCCGCTCGGCGTGCTGGACCTGGTGACTCACCGGGCACCCCTCGAGGACGCTCCGGCCCTGTACGAGACCTTCCAGAAGAAGGAGGACGGCTGCATCAAAGTCGTCCTGCAGCCGTAG
- a CDS encoding CsbD family protein — MGLDDKIKNAAQDIAGKAKEALGDHKNDDSLKAEGQKDQAAASAKKTGEDVKDVFK, encoded by the coding sequence ATGGGGCTCGATGACAAGATCAAGAACGCCGCTCAGGACATCGCCGGCAAGGCGAAGGAAGCTCTCGGCGACCACAAGAACGACGACAGCCTGAAGGCCGAAGGTCAGAAGGACCAGGCTGCGGCCTCGGCCAAGAAGACCGGCGAGGACGTCAAGGACGTCTTCAAGTAG
- a CDS encoding manganese catalase family protein: MFFHRQELQFTASPSKPDAVFARRFQEVLGGQYGEITVAMQYGFQAWNAHDPGKYRDLLFGIGAEEFGHVEMIAVMIAQLLEKAPIEQSEDAMKKDPVLAAVIGGSDVQHAIVAGAGVRPVDSMGNPWQGSYITASGNLLADFTANANAEMQGRLQVPRLYHMTDDHGVRDLLSFLLARDTMHQNQWIAAAAELRAEGKEDLPVPSNFPISKEERSVSYEYINFSDGATAADGTWASGPTPDGKGEFSYRVAEPGGGVPMPPPTQPDERFYGTDPKPNVIEKAVGAVKDAVTGK, translated from the coding sequence ATGTTCTTCCACCGTCAGGAACTCCAGTTCACGGCCTCCCCCTCCAAGCCCGACGCCGTCTTCGCCCGACGCTTTCAGGAGGTGCTCGGCGGCCAGTACGGCGAGATCACCGTGGCGATGCAGTACGGCTTCCAGGCCTGGAACGCCCACGACCCGGGCAAGTACCGGGATCTCTTATTCGGCATCGGCGCCGAGGAGTTCGGCCACGTCGAGATGATCGCCGTGATGATTGCGCAGCTGCTCGAGAAGGCGCCGATCGAGCAGTCCGAGGACGCGATGAAGAAGGACCCGGTGCTCGCGGCGGTCATCGGTGGCTCCGATGTGCAGCACGCGATCGTGGCCGGTGCGGGCGTTCGCCCCGTCGACAGCATGGGGAACCCGTGGCAAGGCTCCTACATCACAGCGAGCGGCAACCTGCTCGCCGACTTCACGGCGAACGCCAACGCCGAGATGCAGGGCCGCCTCCAGGTCCCTCGGCTCTACCACATGACCGACGATCACGGCGTGCGCGACCTGCTGTCGTTCCTCCTGGCCCGCGACACGATGCACCAGAACCAGTGGATCGCGGCGGCCGCCGAGCTGCGGGCGGAGGGCAAGGAGGATCTGCCGGTGCCCTCGAACTTCCCGATCTCGAAGGAGGAGCGCTCGGTGTCGTACGAGTACATCAACTTCTCGGACGGAGCGACGGCCGCCGACGGCACCTGGGCCTCGGGTCCGACCCCCGACGGCAAGGGCGAGTTCAGCTATCGCGTCGCCGAGCCCGGCGGCGGAGTGCCGATGCCGCCGCCCACCCAGCCGGACGAGCGCTTCTACGGCACCGACCCAAAGCCCAACGTGATCGAGAAAGCGGTCGGGGCTGTGAAGGATGCGGTGACGGGCAAGTGA
- a CDS encoding phage holin family protein, producing the protein MTDPTGVHRSAQTPDERAGSTSLGDLLSEVSRDLSTLIRQEMALAKAELKESASKAGKGAGLLGGAGYAALMAVLFLSIALWWGLGTLIGNGWSGVVVAVIWAIVAAILYAAGRKSLKQVDGAPETVDSLKKIPDTLKPNGAGR; encoded by the coding sequence GTGACCGATCCGACGGGCGTCCACCGCTCGGCCCAGACGCCCGATGAGCGGGCGGGCTCGACGTCGCTGGGCGACCTGCTCAGTGAGGTTTCGCGCGATCTCTCCACGCTGATTCGCCAGGAAATGGCGCTCGCGAAGGCGGAGCTTAAGGAGTCGGCAAGCAAGGCGGGCAAGGGCGCGGGCCTGCTCGGTGGGGCAGGATACGCCGCACTGATGGCCGTGCTGTTCCTCTCGATCGCCCTCTGGTGGGGCCTGGGCACTCTGATCGGCAACGGCTGGTCCGGAGTGGTCGTCGCCGTGATCTGGGCGATCGTCGCCGCGATCCTCTATGCCGCGGGCCGTAAGAGCCTGAAGCAAGTCGACGGTGCTCCCGAAACGGTCGACTCCCTCAAGAAGATTCCCGACACCCTCAAGCCGAACGGGGCAGGACGATGA
- a CDS encoding DUF3618 domain-containing protein yields MTYDAGLDKTPEQGMRPEQGKTPEQLRADIELTRLELGGDVDALAGKVSPSAIAQRQTDKVRSAVGSVRDRVMGSAHDASDSLSSGAGSAKAKAEGNPFAVGLIAFGAGLLVASLIPASSKEKEAASRVKEQAQPIVDTVTDAAKEAAGELREPAQQAFAAVKDTATDAAQNVKEAGSSAAGDVQDSAREAKHAVQEDVQS; encoded by the coding sequence ATGACGTACGACGCAGGACTGGACAAGACGCCGGAGCAGGGAATGAGGCCGGAGCAGGGAAAGACGCCGGAGCAGCTTCGCGCGGATATTGAGCTCACCCGGCTGGAACTCGGCGGTGACGTCGACGCACTGGCCGGAAAGGTCAGCCCGAGCGCCATCGCGCAGCGGCAGACCGACAAGGTCCGCTCGGCCGTGGGGTCGGTCCGCGACCGCGTGATGGGCTCAGCGCACGATGCCTCCGACTCGCTCTCGAGCGGAGCCGGCTCGGCGAAGGCCAAGGCCGAGGGCAACCCGTTCGCCGTGGGCTTGATCGCTTTCGGCGCCGGGCTGCTCGTGGCCTCACTGATCCCCGCGTCCAGCAAGGAGAAAGAGGCGGCGAGCCGCGTCAAGGAGCAGGCCCAGCCGATCGTCGACACGGTGACCGATGCAGCGAAGGAGGCGGCCGGTGAGCTGCGCGAGCCGGCGCAGCAGGCGTTCGCCGCGGTCAAGGACACTGCGACCGACGCCGCGCAGAACGTTAAGGAGGCAGGCTCCTCGGCCGCCGGCGATGTGCAGGACTCGGCCCGCGAGGCCAAGCACGCCGTCCAGGAGGACGTGCAGAGCTGA
- a CDS encoding alpha/beta hydrolase, translating to MQVRFHAETAAVLSSRLRCAAEDLGRQGVERQASVVDVETDFAGIAQQLFARACQTSVDDRRELIASLRTLADQVDRMAEQAAQEQRRRDDLDGWYERETARLRARVPGDPTQAMQDEWARITDPRPSSEPLRPRPIRVSFRAQGRSHSAEGAPASGRSSADPVRLRSFVGVARALDREAHDLWSRLSGVWTDFTASCSWAPIEQMDVLDSFVSFLSENAWDADWVERVAEAFERAGGGLLSDVTIGTCALGRLPSPLRKLLDPALASPDVLAAWTASGLTPADVAGLPLSTQIAFADLDGLPAAARDAASRAVLAAAERDPQWVYLALGLGGGQGIGLTEFTAQMSALREAVRDADDKAKRLPTGPEGKVAQLVGLSVDDGALVAAISLGDLDTADRVTVNVPGALTTVGDMKQNVRVANDLFAGATFLDPGHSFAVVSWIGYHAPVGPEVWSDAKAGSGTPRLSGFIDGALDARRDLPPATTTVLAHSYGSPLAIDASRDCRHRVDALFSYGSAGVDRGLEVNGLNVDEIYATEADDDKWAGVGRFWGLGQRIDLRTIDGVRTLSAQQGDGTRAVTGHDMSPDESTGAVGYLSPDSTPFASVVRVMAGEVVP from the coding sequence GTGCAGGTGCGGTTCCACGCGGAGACGGCGGCAGTGCTCTCCTCTCGTCTCCGCTGCGCAGCGGAGGACCTCGGGCGCCAGGGCGTCGAACGGCAGGCTTCGGTGGTCGATGTCGAGACCGACTTCGCGGGGATCGCGCAGCAGCTCTTCGCTCGGGCCTGCCAGACCTCTGTCGATGATCGGAGGGAGCTCATCGCCTCCCTGCGGACGCTCGCCGATCAGGTCGATCGAATGGCGGAGCAGGCGGCGCAGGAGCAGCGGCGCCGCGACGATCTCGACGGCTGGTACGAGCGGGAGACGGCCCGACTCCGCGCCCGGGTGCCCGGGGACCCGACCCAGGCGATGCAGGACGAATGGGCGAGGATCACGGATCCGCGTCCCTCCTCCGAGCCGCTTCGACCGCGCCCGATCCGCGTGTCGTTCCGCGCGCAGGGACGCTCGCACTCGGCCGAGGGCGCGCCTGCCTCGGGTCGGAGTTCGGCCGATCCGGTGCGCTTGAGGAGTTTCGTCGGAGTCGCGCGGGCGCTCGACCGTGAGGCACACGATCTCTGGAGTCGGCTCAGCGGCGTCTGGACCGACTTCACCGCCTCCTGCTCCTGGGCGCCCATCGAGCAGATGGATGTGCTCGACAGCTTCGTCTCGTTCCTCAGCGAGAACGCCTGGGACGCCGATTGGGTCGAGCGCGTCGCGGAGGCGTTCGAGCGCGCGGGCGGCGGCCTGCTCTCGGATGTCACGATCGGCACCTGCGCGCTCGGGCGGCTGCCGAGTCCGCTACGGAAGCTCCTCGATCCCGCGCTCGCCTCGCCGGACGTGCTCGCGGCGTGGACGGCGTCCGGCCTCACCCCGGCGGACGTCGCCGGTCTTCCGCTCTCGACGCAGATCGCGTTCGCCGACCTCGATGGGCTGCCGGCCGCCGCTCGCGACGCCGCGTCGCGCGCTGTGCTCGCCGCGGCGGAGCGCGACCCGCAATGGGTGTACCTGGCCCTGGGGCTGGGAGGCGGGCAAGGCATCGGGCTGACCGAGTTCACGGCGCAGATGAGTGCGCTGCGGGAGGCGGTGAGGGACGCGGACGACAAGGCGAAGCGCCTGCCGACCGGGCCCGAGGGAAAAGTGGCACAACTGGTCGGGCTCAGCGTGGATGACGGGGCGCTCGTCGCGGCTATCTCGCTGGGCGACCTCGATACGGCGGACCGCGTCACCGTGAACGTGCCGGGAGCGCTCACGACGGTCGGCGATATGAAGCAGAACGTCCGGGTGGCGAACGATCTATTCGCAGGCGCGACCTTCCTCGATCCTGGCCACTCTTTCGCTGTCGTCTCCTGGATCGGCTACCACGCTCCGGTCGGACCGGAGGTCTGGAGCGACGCGAAAGCCGGCTCCGGGACCCCGCGCCTGAGCGGCTTCATCGACGGTGCCCTCGACGCGCGTCGAGACCTTCCTCCTGCGACCACCACCGTTCTCGCTCACTCCTACGGGTCCCCGCTGGCGATTGACGCCTCGCGGGACTGCCGTCACCGCGTCGATGCGCTCTTCTCCTACGGCTCCGCGGGTGTCGACCGGGGCCTGGAGGTAAACGGGCTGAATGTCGACGAGATCTACGCCACCGAGGCCGACGACGACAAGTGGGCAGGCGTGGGACGTTTCTGGGGCCTCGGTCAGCGGATCGATCTCCGCACGATCGACGGCGTCCGCACTCTCTCGGCCCAACAGGGTGACGGGACGAGGGCGGTGACGGGGCACGACATGTCTCCCGACGAATCGACCGGGGCCGTCGGCTACCTCTCGCCGGATTCGACCCCGTTCGCGTCCGTGGTGCGGGTCATGGCGGGGGAGGTGGTTCCGTGA
- a CDS encoding NADPH:quinone reductase yields the protein MRSIVYSRTGDSSVLSLVDREERAPGPDEVRVRVLASGVNPTDWKARADGDLAFDEVVPNQDGAGVVDAVGEDVEHLAVGDRVWMYLSAHRRPTGTAQESTVLAAEHVVRLPDGIGTDIAASLGVPAMTAHRALTVHEHGPSRLTPGALAGRTVLVQGAVSHAAIQLAVWAGAAVIATVSSDSKERLARAAGARHVLQYPDDALADRILELAPDGVEQVIEVAPAQNAALDVEVLANHGSIAYYANNNGDEFTVPIVASFAKNARWQGLLLYTVGEEALQSAAE from the coding sequence ATGCGGTCGATCGTCTACTCCCGCACCGGTGACTCCTCCGTCCTCTCCCTCGTCGACCGGGAGGAGCGGGCGCCCGGCCCCGACGAGGTCCGCGTCCGCGTCCTCGCGTCTGGCGTGAATCCGACCGACTGGAAGGCGCGCGCTGATGGCGATCTCGCCTTCGACGAGGTGGTACCGAACCAGGACGGCGCCGGCGTCGTCGATGCGGTCGGCGAGGACGTCGAGCACCTGGCGGTCGGCGATCGCGTCTGGATGTACCTCTCCGCGCACCGCCGCCCGACCGGCACCGCGCAGGAGTCGACAGTGCTCGCGGCCGAGCACGTCGTGCGCCTGCCCGACGGCATCGGAACCGACATCGCCGCGAGCCTCGGCGTCCCCGCGATGACTGCCCACCGCGCCCTCACCGTGCACGAGCACGGCCCCTCCCGTCTCACGCCCGGAGCGCTTGCCGGCCGCACCGTCCTGGTCCAGGGCGCCGTAAGCCACGCCGCTATCCAGCTCGCGGTCTGGGCCGGAGCGGCCGTGATCGCCACAGTGAGCAGCGACTCCAAGGAGCGCCTCGCTCGGGCGGCCGGCGCGCGGCATGTGCTCCAGTACCCCGACGACGCGCTCGCCGACCGGATCCTCGAACTCGCACCGGACGGCGTCGAGCAGGTGATCGAGGTGGCCCCCGCCCAGAACGCCGCGCTCGACGTGGAGGTGCTCGCCAACCACGGCAGCATCGCTTACTACGCGAACAACAACGGTGACGAGTTCACCGTCCCGATCGTCGCCAGCTTCGCGAAGAACGCGCGCTGGCAGGGGCTCCTGCTCTACACGGTGGGCGAGGAAGCGTTGCAGTCAGCGGCCGAGTAG
- a CDS encoding NAD-dependent epimerase/dehydratase family protein, whose protein sequence is MRIAIVGATGNLGTALLRRLHGEAGVQEIIGIARRAPRLRSEEYRDVRWIEVDLVSSEAPGLLREAFAGIDAVVHLAWALQPSHDEPFQRLVDVGGTAAVLAAAAAEGVGQVVVASSVGAYSAAPKSIRVDEDWPTGGLHTSTYSRHKAANERQLDAFEQEHPEIIVTRLRPGLVFQRGAATEIAGLFAGPHYPTRWLKTTRIPVLPLPKNVIFQGVHADDVADAFWRSIDRRAGGAFNIAAEPVLTPERLARAFGARLVTVPFGLLRSIVTATWHLRVQRTDAGWLDIAGNVPVMSTERARAELGWSPTRTAEEALAELVAGLADRATVPGSPPLRG, encoded by the coding sequence ATGCGGATCGCGATCGTCGGGGCGACCGGCAATCTGGGCACGGCACTGCTGCGACGCCTGCACGGCGAGGCCGGGGTGCAGGAAATCATTGGCATCGCGCGCCGCGCACCGCGGCTCCGCTCCGAGGAGTATCGCGACGTGCGCTGGATTGAGGTCGATCTCGTCTCGAGCGAGGCGCCGGGCCTGCTCCGCGAGGCGTTCGCCGGCATCGACGCCGTCGTGCATCTCGCCTGGGCGCTGCAGCCCAGCCACGACGAGCCGTTCCAGCGGCTGGTCGATGTTGGAGGCACGGCGGCCGTGCTCGCGGCCGCCGCCGCTGAGGGGGTCGGCCAGGTCGTGGTCGCCTCCTCGGTCGGCGCCTACAGCGCGGCGCCCAAGTCGATCCGCGTGGACGAGGACTGGCCGACCGGCGGCCTGCACACCTCGACGTACAGCCGCCACAAGGCCGCGAACGAGCGGCAGCTGGACGCCTTCGAGCAGGAGCACCCTGAGATCATCGTCACGCGCCTGCGGCCGGGGCTGGTGTTCCAGCGCGGAGCGGCCACCGAGATCGCCGGGCTCTTCGCCGGCCCGCACTACCCCACGCGGTGGCTGAAGACGACCCGGATTCCGGTGCTGCCACTGCCGAAGAACGTGATCTTCCAGGGAGTGCACGCCGACGATGTGGCTGATGCCTTCTGGCGCTCGATCGACCGGCGCGCCGGAGGAGCTTTCAACATCGCGGCCGAGCCTGTCCTCACTCCGGAGCGGCTGGCCCGCGCATTCGGTGCCCGCCTGGTCACGGTGCCCTTCGGTTTACTCCGCTCGATCGTCACCGCGACCTGGCACCTCCGGGTGCAGCGCACCGACGCGGGGTGGCTCGACATCGCCGGCAACGTCCCCGTGATGTCCACCGAGCGGGCGCGCGCCGAGCTGGGGTGGTCGCCGACCCGCACCGCGGAGGAGGCGCTGGCCGAACTCGTTGCAGGCCTGGCCGATCGCGCGACCGTGCCGGGCTCGCCTCCGCTCCGGGGCTGA